A window from Corythoichthys intestinalis isolate RoL2023-P3 chromosome 10, ASM3026506v1, whole genome shotgun sequence encodes these proteins:
- the emx2 gene encoding homeobox protein EMX2 isoform X1 codes for MFQPAPKRCFTIESLVAKDNPVVPASRAEEPIRPAALSYANSGQMNPFLNGFHSGGRGVYSNPDLVFAESVAHPPNSAVPVHPVPPPHALAAHPLSSPHSPHPLFGSQQRDPSTFYPWLLHRYRYLGHRFQGNETSPESFLLHNALARKPKRIRTAFSPSQLLRLEHAFEKNHYVVGAERKQLAHSLSLTETQVKVWFQNRRTKFKRQKLEEEGSESQQKKKGSHHINRWRLATKQSSPEEIDVTSDD; via the exons ATGTTTCAACCCGCACCCAAGAGGTGTTTCACCATCGAGTCGTTGGTGGCCAAGGATAATCCGGTGGTCCCGGCGTCGCGTGCGGAGGAGCCCATCAGGCCGGCGGCTCTGAGCTACGCCAACTCGGGGCAGATGAACCCcttcctcaacggcttccactcCGGTGGCAGGGGCGTTTACTCCAACCCGGACTTGGTGTTCGCAGAGTCGGTCGCGCATCCGCCCAACTCGGCGGTGCCGGTGCATCCGGTGCCCCCGCCGCACGCGCTGGCAGCTCATCCGCTTTCGTCCCCCCACAGTCCGCACCCTCTTTTTGGCAGCCAGCAAAGGGACCCTTCTACCTTCTACCCTTGGTTATTACACAGATATAGATACTTGGGACACAGATTTCAAG GTAACGAAACGAGTCCAGAGAGCTTCCTTTTGCACAACGCCCTGGCCAGAAAACCCAAACGAATTCGCACGGCTTTCTCGCCGTCGCAGCTGCTGCGGCTCGAGCACGCCTTTGAGAAAAATCATTATGTGGTGGGTGCAGAAAGGAAACAGCTCGCGCACAGCCTTAGCCTCACGGAAACTCAG gtAAAAGTGTGGTTTCAGAACCGAAGGACAAAGTTCAAGAGACAGAAGCTAGAAGAGGAAGGTTCGGAGTCCCAGCAGAAGAAGAAGGGCTCGCATCACATAAACCGCTGGAGGCTGGCCACCAAGCAGTCCAGTCCGGAGGAGATCGATGTGACTTCGGACGATTAA
- the emx2 gene encoding homeobox protein EMX2 isoform X2 has product MFQPAPKRCFTIESLVAKDNPVVPASRAEEPIRPAALSYANSGQMNPFLNGFHSGGRGVYSNPDLVFAESVAHPPNSAVPVHPVPPPHALAAHPLSSPHSPHPLFGSQQRDPSTFYPWLLHRYRYLGHRFQGKSVVSEPKDKVQETEARRGRFGVPAEEEGLASHKPLEAGHQAVQSGGDRCDFGRLKRVSNVLQSGGGHEYRILSAQKISPM; this is encoded by the exons ATGTTTCAACCCGCACCCAAGAGGTGTTTCACCATCGAGTCGTTGGTGGCCAAGGATAATCCGGTGGTCCCGGCGTCGCGTGCGGAGGAGCCCATCAGGCCGGCGGCTCTGAGCTACGCCAACTCGGGGCAGATGAACCCcttcctcaacggcttccactcCGGTGGCAGGGGCGTTTACTCCAACCCGGACTTGGTGTTCGCAGAGTCGGTCGCGCATCCGCCCAACTCGGCGGTGCCGGTGCATCCGGTGCCCCCGCCGCACGCGCTGGCAGCTCATCCGCTTTCGTCCCCCCACAGTCCGCACCCTCTTTTTGGCAGCCAGCAAAGGGACCCTTCTACCTTCTACCCTTGGTTATTACACAGATATAGATACTTGGGACACAGATTTCAAG gtAAAAGTGTGGTTTCAGAACCGAAGGACAAAGTTCAAGAGACAGAAGCTAGAAGAGGAAGGTTCGGAGTCCCAGCAGAAGAAGAAGGGCTCGCATCACATAAACCGCTGGAGGCTGGCCACCAAGCAGTCCAGTCCGGAGGAGATCGATGTGACTTCGGACGATTAAAACGAGTTTCAAACGTGCTTCAGAGCGGAGGAGGACACGAATATCGGATACTGTCGGCTCAGAAAATAAGCCCAATGTGA